A genomic region of Deinococcus seoulensis contains the following coding sequences:
- a CDS encoding DUF3037 domain-containing protein, with the protein MNRQTDNDCKTVTQGRTLYSVIRYVPNILREEFVNVGVLVVSPGQNWHGLRALSSFGEGSRVKLLPGGDGAFVRHAVKALSGALTRYSEYEWTEERFRDFTVAYAANNLQLTAPRPAAVSDAAGLLQMLFTQLVEDVRAERTAPQRGRTVIRDEVRSVFNQSGLFRLGLKEDYILPVRSEPVVDLAYQNGVWHCYQAVAFDVDRRKASSQVNAFRQTVTDARRADDPLLAQGRFTVFTNNRGDNELRDDLLGLLQEESIEVLDVRDALTEASKIAHDLRSHDLIPRPQA; encoded by the coding sequence ATGAATAGGCAGACTGACAATGATTGCAAGACAGTGACGCAGGGGCGGACGCTGTACTCAGTCATCCGGTATGTGCCCAACATCCTGCGTGAAGAGTTCGTGAACGTGGGTGTCCTCGTGGTCAGCCCTGGTCAGAACTGGCACGGCCTCCGGGCGCTGTCCTCCTTTGGTGAGGGCTCACGCGTCAAACTGCTGCCCGGAGGGGACGGCGCATTCGTGCGGCATGCCGTGAAGGCACTGAGCGGAGCGCTCACGCGCTACAGCGAGTACGAGTGGACAGAAGAGCGCTTCCGGGACTTCACCGTTGCCTACGCCGCCAATAACCTGCAGTTGACGGCGCCCAGGCCTGCAGCCGTGTCGGATGCTGCCGGGCTCCTCCAGATGCTCTTCACGCAGTTGGTGGAGGACGTCAGGGCTGAACGGACAGCGCCTCAGCGTGGCCGCACCGTCATCCGTGACGAAGTGAGGTCCGTCTTCAACCAGAGTGGCCTGTTCAGACTGGGTCTCAAAGAGGACTACATCCTGCCCGTTCGCTCCGAGCCGGTGGTGGATCTGGCCTACCAGAACGGTGTGTGGCACTGCTATCAGGCCGTCGCGTTCGACGTCGATCGACGCAAGGCGTCCAGTCAGGTCAATGCTTTCCGGCAGACCGTAACGGACGCGCGCCGTGCTGACGATCCGTTACTCGCGCAGGGGCGTTTCACCGTGTTTACGAACAACCGTGGTGACAACGAGTTGCGCGATGATCTGCTCGGGCTACTCCAAGAAGAATCCATTGAAGTCCTTGATGTACGTGACGCTCTGACTGAGGCCAGC